The genomic DNA ACCGATCCGCATCGAGGGCGCCTCGGCATCCAGTCTCTACTGGGTCGGCCTGGAATCGCTCGTCATCGAGCAGCGCACACTGGCAGACAACCAGCTCGTGATCTACAACGCGCTGCAGCAGCAGAGGTCGCGGCGCGAGCGAGAGCGCTACATCAACCGACTGGCCGAACGAGCGAGCTTTACCAGCGTGGAAGACATGACAAATCGGCTGCTGGTCATTGCTGCCCAGCGCTATCTCCCTGAGCGTTGAATGCCGGGTGCGTGGATCAACTCGCTGCTGGAACGTCTCGGGCTGAAACGGACGAACCTCGGTGGTCCTTCGCGTCGCGCGGGGCATGCCGCGAACATCGGTGCCTGGGGCGAGCGCGAGGCAGAGAAGATGCTGCGCCAGAAGGGGTACGCGATCATCGGGCGGAACGTGGTCACGCCACACGGCGAGGCGGATCTGGTCTGCCGCGATCCCGATGGTCGCACGATGGTGATCGTCGAGGTCAAGTCGCGGGTTGTGCGCGGCGAGGGAATCCACCATCGCCCCGAGCGATCGGTGGATCGCTCAAAGTCGGCGCGTCTGCGTCGGATCGCCCGAGGCCTGCGCGGCTCGAACGGGTGGTGGGACCGCCAGGTGCGTGTCGACGTGGTCGCTGTCGAACGCGTCGGCGACGAGATGAATGCTCAGGTCCAGACCCGACACCATGAGGGCTTGGTGCGCCTCTCCGCTCGGCGCACGTGACTGTTCAGGACCACTCGCGACGCCCGGCGAGTGTGCCGCGGAGAGCGGCCTCGAGCTTCTGCTCTGCGGCGTGGGACTGGTCGATCGCGAGCGGGAGGATGATGCTGAACATCGACCCGCGTCCGACCTCGCTGTCAACGTGGACCTCGCCCTGGAGCAGGTCGGCGAGTTCCTTGCAGATCGCCAGCCCGAGCCCGGTGCCGGTGTGTCCCCGCGTGTGGCTGCCGTCGAGCTGGACGAACTTGTCGAAGATGCGTTCCTGATCCTCGCGAGGGATGCCGGGTCCGTTGTCGATCACGCTGATCCGGACACGGTCTTGCGCGCG from Phycisphaeraceae bacterium includes the following:
- a CDS encoding YraN family protein; the encoded protein is MPGAWINSLLERLGLKRTNLGGPSRRAGHAANIGAWGEREAEKMLRQKGYAIIGRNVVTPHGEADLVCRDPDGRTMVIVEVKSRVVRGEGIHHRPERSVDRSKSARLRRIARGLRGSNGWWDRQVRVDVVAVERVGDEMNAQVQTRHHEGLVRLSARRT